In Cryptomeria japonica chromosome 1, Sugi_1.0, whole genome shotgun sequence, the sequence ATATTACCAAAAATTGCCAAGACCTCCCCCTCCCTTCCCCAACCCCCACCCCTCGTGCTCCTAGAAGGGACACAAATGTGGTGGTGCTAGCTCAGGATTGATAATTTCCTTGAACATCTTGTATCCTCCAGCTTCCTCTTTGACTCTGTTAGTCCTTATTTGCCAAATGTAGCATTAAAATCTCTGATGACCATACAATCTTTGAAAGCCCCACAAGCACTAGGTGACATGGATATCTTTTAATTTGTACTGGTTGGTTTCAACTGAAAGTGCAGCTTTATAATAAATGCCTTATATCTCCATTTACAGAAAATAATTGTGAATTATGCTAACTTCGAttacatatatatgacacatcttATAAAGCACAAAAATGCAAAGTGGGTTTGAACCTTAGCCTATAGGTATGAAAATAAACATTTTGCCAATTGATCTACCCATTGCACTAGGCAATTAATAAAGcaaaatttgttttaaattttatttgtgaGACAAGACAAAATAAATCCAAAGGCCTAGCAAATCTGCACCTTGCCTCTTTTCTTCCTTGCACTTGCAACTATGCTAGCAACATACTTCAAGATTACATTTCACTTGTCTATTGTATGGTCCCTCAACACAGGTTTCCACATTCCTATTTTGCTGCAGTCTTCTTGGCTCTCACCAAGATCATATCTCACAACAAAAATATATCCTTATACAAATGCCATACTGCAAATGGTTAATGCTAGGTCTACCATCTGTTATGTTAGTTTGGATACCTATCATTTTTCTGTTATTTCTGTTTAGTGTGGTCACCCATTTTTTTTGCTTCTCATTTGAATATTCATTTTTGTTTTGCCGCCTCTTCTATATGTTTTTAACTAATTTTGTTTTGCTGCTATTTCTTTATCTTATAATAACTAATTTTGTTTTGCTGCTATCTGTATTAGTCTGACCTATTTTTGTACTGCTGCTCTTGGTCCAAAATGATTATGCTTGTAGGAAGTAGCTAGTCTGAGTCCTCAAGTAAAAGCTTTCGACAGAATCCAATATAACCCAAAGCAACAAGAAGTGGGAAGGTAGGTGGCTGTGCCTCCTTGTGTGCTTCTGAGGCAAAGGGTCTAAAGTAGTGGGTTTGGTGGGCTCCCCTGGGCCTCTGTTCTGCTGTCTATTTCAATAGCTTTAATGGGTGATGGCGAAATTTCAGTCACTGCCTCAAAGAAGAGAGCAGCACGAACTCAACTCACAAAAGATGTTGATTTTGATGCTGAGAATGAGGATGGTGGTCTTTGTGGGCAAGAAACAAAAGATTTTCAAAGGGCAAGTGAGGATGTCTTGGCTACTAGGAATTTTTTTAAAGTCTGTCGATCCCAATCCTCTTCTGAAGGAGCCTCTAGTCCATTTTCAGCTGTAAAATTGGCTATTCCTAGTGCTGCTCCACAAGTAGAAGAGGCTTCTAAAGACGCAAATGAATTTAGTAATCAGGCTGAGATATCACTCGAGAGAGAGGCCATTGAGGTTGGAGAGTTTGCTTTGAGGGAAGTTGATGAAAAGGAGAACTCGGAAGCAGGATTAATAGACCTCAATTCCACAGGTCTAAACTCGGGAGAACCCACCAGTGGGAAGAAGGAATTGCAAGGAGAATCCACAAATTTCAAGCATACAGATCTTAACACAGAGGAAACAGACACAGGATACTCAAACAAGGAGGAAACTGAGAAAGAGGAGGGAGCAGAAGGTGAGGAGAAGACAAAAAGGAAAACTTTTGAACGAAAACAACCTGCCGCCGTCAAAACATTTCAACAGCTTTCTACTGCACAGAATGCTTTCACAGGAATTTCAGGAACTGGATTTTCTTGCTCCTCTTTTTCCTTTGATACTAAAATAATGCCTTTCGGATCAACCCCAAAGTTTGGTTCTTTTAGCACAGGATCTGCTTTTGGTTCTGCATCCAGCACGGTGTCTGTGGGTGGCACAGGTTCGTTTGGGACAAAATTAAGCAGTGATGATTTGGGTCCATCTGCTGCTTCTGGGGATACATGCAATAGTTCTGGTCCTCTCCAGCTATTTGGAACAGCAGCAGCTGACACCATTCCAAGAATTGGAAGTGGCATGGGGACAACTCAGGAAGTATCCATTGAGACTGGTGAAGAGAAAGAAAACTCAGTATTTACTGCTGATGCTGCCCTATTCCAGTATATAAATGGGGGATGGAAGGAACGTGGCAAAGGTGAACTTAGGTTGAACATTCCAACAGCAGATGTTGGAAGAGCAAGGCTTGTGATGAGGGCCAGAGGTAACTATAGATTAATCCTTAACGCCAATATGTATCCGGATACGAAATTGACTGGAATGGAGAAACGGGGTTTTACTTTTGCTTGCTTCAACAGTGCTGGGGAAGCCAAAGAAGGCCTTGGAACCTTTGCACTGAAGTTTAAAGACAGTTTTATAGCTGAAGACTTCCAGGCAGCTATAGAAGCACACAAAGACAGATTACTGACTGAGTTGAAAACACTGGAGAATTCATCAGAGTCTGTTGAATGTCCACAAATGCTTAACAACACCACTGACCCTTGATAACAAGAAAGCTATTTCTTTACATGGATCATCTACAAGAGGAATTTTTTTTCGGTAAAGTGGCCACGGTGGTGCTTTTGTTTTCCATCTTTACAATCTGAATTCACATTTTCTCAAATGGTGCTTTAGTTctataatttcttttcttttttcttctttgtgGAACATGCACTGATTTAGCTGTGGCTGGTGGAATAACATAAATAGTTTTGCTGCAACCTTTGGCCATCAAGTTTCCTTGGCCTCACATGTGGCATCGGTTGCAAATGTTCAAGGGGTGTTTGTGAGCTCCAAATTGAACCCAGGTCCCTTATGCAGCAACTGCTCCAATTCACTACTAGATCTCTGGCGGATGGATTTAGCTCATCTAGATAGGAGCAGAATTCACTTCGGCTTCCAAATTTTCTTCAAGTCTAATTGTGAACACTTTTGCAGCCTATAAAGTCCATGCGATTTCAtggtaaaacaaaatttatttgcaAAATGGATTTCATAGTAAACAAAATTTTATATGCAAGGTAATTCCAAATGTAAATGCATGCTTGCTTTATGAGTTCTTTGCAagttttccttttcaattttactTATACTGACTTTTAATAGTGGAAATTTTCTTTcccaatatttatttaataattatgaaGTGAAAAGATTTGCTgtaaatttttaaattataactttCTTTATATGTTGATTGTTGAATGCTACAATAATGGTGCAGATATTGCAAGAAATAGTAGAAATAATTGGCAAGGTAGTATGAACCTGTCAGTATGTTTTGATAGTTAAACTATTCTGTAGATATGGCCTACGCTTGGGTTACTGCCATACTGGTTAACTTCCAACTTGTAGCATAAGTTGATAAATCTGAGTGATGCATGCATATGCGTGCAATTAATTAAATTGTCATGCATGGTTTCCTTTGCATACAGGCAAAGATCAGATTCAGCTTAAAGGTTTCCATTTATTTAAAGATAGTTCCATATGGTATTTTTAGGTATGGATTTCATTTTTTGGGTTGAATGTCCTTATTCTTCCGATTTTTGTTCATTTTTGGGGCATGTTTTATCTGTTTCACCAGTCATCATCTGCTTGTTTTTTCTCTACATCACATTGCAGGTTTGTAAATTTTTCTCTGAATTACAAAAACTAGAACTCACAAGCCAATAACTTGCTGGCAACTgtttgatattttaaaatattgGACCCCACAGACATAGCATCTAAACGGAGGTATACATAAGAATACAAACTCAGTGTTCTATATACATATAGATAGAATGGAAAGTAGAAGAGGTAACGAACTAATTTGTGTGTAGCATGTGCAATCTTGAATCTTGTTTATTGAAGACATGACAAATGTCTTTGTACTCGTCAGCCTAGGGGTTGGCTTATTCACCACTCAATGCTCTAGCTATAGGCAGGCTGTTATTCGATTAGATATAGAGCTTATGCTCAGTGAGGGTATGCTTCTCATTCCACATATCATTATCAGATCACTAGACAATAACTAGTGTGTGCAATTGAATCTCCAGGACAAGCATTCCCCTACTGCTACTGTTGTTGATTAGATTGAAGCATGGTTGGTTGGCTTGTCGGGTCGTTCTCTTCTCCTTTCCCCTCCCTTTGTGAGTTGTCATTGGGTTCTAAAGGCATGAAGGGTTTTCTGAAAAAGGTTGAACCATTGACTGATTCAAAATAACCAACCTCTCTGCTTGCCTGCCATCATCTCACCCAGTTTCCATTGATCTATGGAGGATTAAGGTGGGCAttcgtatgtatatgtatataaatagttTTTGATGGGTAAGTTGGGATTTTTAGGCTGGCCCAACCCAAGGGAGGCCACAATCAGGGTATCTCCTCTCCTCCAGCAGTAATACCAGCAACTAGTGTAACTTAGATATCAACATGAGAAATGTGAGAGTCGCGACATATTAACATTAGATTAAAACTTAGACGTCAACATTAGAAGTCAACAACGGAAGTCCAAGAGTCAATATCTGATTATGAATTTATGATCTAAAACATATCCTTTTCCCTGGGATTTGTGGTTATATGAATTCTAATTAtcttgagctctgcttgtttttgACTTGGGATTATACTTGCCACCGGTGGAAATTTTCTCTCATCCTCCTATCATTCCTCTTGCCATCATGAACATCATCACCTATATCCTTGAACCCAATGATACCTTTGTAATTTGGGAGATGGTTTACTTGTTTGAGCTTGCTCATTTCTTCCAATCTTTCTAGTTGATTAGAAGTTTTTTGAGTATTAGAGGGTATGCCAACAGCTTTTGAAGAGCATTGATCCAAATAGCATGATATATGCATTTGCTGGAGGGGTAGCTGAAAATTATGCCATGTCTATGTCTTGAACTAGTGAGAAAATGATTTAAAAGGAGAATCGGAGCCCTCCTGATATGAGGAAGGGAAGGAGTTGTCGAATCACCTCTTCTTTCACTCCAACAAAGTCATAATATTTTTGGTTCTTGAAATGACATCATCTTGCAAATAATCAGGACTTACTCCATTGCCTTTCACTTGCTTAATGTACCCTATTAAAGGATGATGTAAACTCCAACTTGGATGGAAATACAAGAGTTTTTTATGAAATTGTGTAAATTCAAAATTGAAGTGTAAAATATGAAGGATGCTTTTTAAGCAGAATTTTAAGGATTAGTTATGTACTTACCCGATCGTTTCTTATTTAAAAAATCCTTCCATCAATAAATTTAGGGAGATGGTAGGGCTTGCTAGAGAAACCATAAATTTTCATACATGGAAGATACTTTAGTAAAAAATAATTACCCTAGCCTTTGGTAGCATGTTCGGTTGTTTTTAAACTTCTTGTATGTTTTTTGTCTTCCTAGTATTTACAAACCTTATATGTAAATTAATCATTGACAATGGTGAGCTTCACATGTATGTGCTTCCATACCTCTGGGTATTAGAACTATATGGGGGGCCTTGTTGGAGTTGATTGTTGAACCCCACAACTTCCAAAAATCACTTGGAACCAAAAAGCCTATcacatggagagagagagagtagatagTGTGCTATGCAACCTTGAGAATTGATTTGATCCAAAGAAGCATCTGAATATGCATTTGTATTGAATGGATTGGATGATTGCAACGATGAATAATGAATCCTTACAAATGCaaaaagtagaaaaacaaccctagATGAAATCCGAGGTGAGGATTAAATTATATCATGACAAGTGTTATCATCCTATGAGACAAAAAAGAACATGAGCAAAAAATAGAAAAAggctcctaagtttagcttaaatttaataaaataaaaggggttctaattaattaattaggtgataTTCCTATTGTATTCTAACACTAAGCTGAAAACCTAATGATGAATGCACAAATGGATGGGTCCTgactacaaggcttgatgaggtacccatgtaaaaaCAAATATATCTTTCATaattgaagaaaaggagaaaacctcatgagaaaaaattcctctccaaaattgaaaatgaaataaattcATACGAGTGAAagaaggaaaggacaactcaatatGTACCCCCAAGATCAACAATCACATAAGTACAAACAATGTCCCCCCAATAGGAGAGAAATGAGGATAGGAATTCCCCTTATAAAGTAGTTCTTGTGCCAATGATGAAAGCTTGAAGACAAAACATGATACATTGCCTACAAAaaatatttctccccttaggaagaaatagatCCATTGGTGATTGGAGAAGCCATTCCCATAAGTTGGATGAATGGGGAATCCAAATCCAAgtgtctctaaaaactgctcaaatGTCCGCATGATGGTGTTAGGTGATACCAATCCAAAATTTTGTGAAGACTGATGTAGAACAAGCTCCAAAGACAATAATGATGGGCTAACAATGATGGGGCTGTTATGAAAGAGGAGATGAATTTACCTAAAATAGTCCTCCAAATTTGTAATATACATAGTTACTAGGAGACCCGTCTCCTACCCCTGGAGATCCGTATCAGTACCGGAGACGTGTCTTCGGTACTAGATACTTCTCTGGAAACTTCTTGACGCATAAGGTGCTTTTGATTGCAGTCTCTAGTCGTCTCCAGCCATCTCCGACGTCTCTTGACTAAACATTGACGTCTCCTCCTAGAAAACTTAGGGCAAAATtcagtaaaaaggcaaaaaaaaataaagcaaacaAATAAGATAAGCTTACAACAAAGCAAAGTCGGAGGGAAATGAATAATAAGGAAACTATTTCACAGGAAGACAAAAATTCATGCAAAGTTATAGTGATCGAATCTATTCACAGTGTATACATTTTGAGAGGACTGATTTCCTATCATTGTAATAGTCTAAAGAGAAATTTCCTTTACTATTTAGGCGACAATATTCAATGTGCTCAACATCTATATTACCTTACTTTCACTCTGGCTATGGTATCAACaatataagcaattttaatttcaattttaaagTTAACGTTAAACTTTACCActtttcttgttttcaaagttcttgttgatgtgtattttgtacacgaccaaacacagaataaaatacccagaggtatcttgtcctctcttgagtaaagtctctgaatgctgaagatatcgcaattTCAATATGaaggacttcaaggttcttgtatgtaggttctctactcgtggataaactctctgtggtatgatgtgattttgctggaatcacaaggggacctACACTTGATGACCTGAACGTCtaatttgttggaatcacaaaTCCTATTCACTGATTGGAAGACAAACtaatggcaaaagatgcagggttcaggaagtctactctactacctagaatgcgagaagatggatgaacgactaggtggagtcctactgggctgagTCTCATCATCAGGCTTGAACAATCCAACatcaactcagtgcgatcttctaagggatgcttccaatacgttCAAATCGCACACCATCctacaatgatcaccattcaagataatgcatgaacaattgacgtgtaacgacttaagattgagctcattttatgccagttgaccacacaTGGCACACTtaccatcagtaagaggctagtggtatggactagacaggttccacacaggtgcattcaacaattttcttcactcaatctaatcatctatcatcaaaatgaagattcaacaagagaccatgcacattgcaaagaaacaacatattccaccatatcttcaatgaaaagaagtctttacaattaaggcaacaatgtcttgccttctcttcttaatctactctaattgctattctactattctggcctctattactaactattaactattagctattattattgactaactattagcctttacaaatgaagagccagggcttatatagtgcccacaatacaattcaatggcttagatcaatttgagatcaatggccgagattttacaatgaaaaccctaattagggtttgttacaacaaacttaattctgaccaatgaaataattgcattatttggacacatgtcctctctggaatattcgaccaatggatagtcggggtaggtacatcgaagttagtgccatcttttgatgagtcaggtacattgaatctagatgctgaagtggaccaacccgactggaggagtgatgactgggatgccaccttgtctgatacttggttgatgctcaatttggtgatgctgagaagctaactttaattaactcttctgaaactatctgcttctccaacggacccttgctttgatcctcttttgtctttgatgtgcaggatggatggtgtaccttcccTTAAAATACTAGGCTGGAAAAGGTCGTCCCTGTCGATGCTGGGccggaggaggtcgtccttgatgatgctggactggaggaggtcgtccttgatgatgtctgctcttctttcatctgcaaaacaaatcaagagatgattaaggacacataataaattcatttcaacatagcatttcctaccttaaatcatcaacaagaagatatcaaaatgaagtttgcttaagattctttccaaggacaggctccataagaatttcaccctggaccctttggaagggttaggagcgaattttgcattcctggctcaaattcttctcaccttgtgatcatacttgcttagatacatgTCCAAGGACGtcctcattctcaaccaacaccaagcttgatgtaaatttggggcaaaaatggaggttttaagaatttcgctttggaccctttggaagggtcaggagcgaaattcaagcttTAGGTCTTAATtcctcatctccttcacttcaattcatcctaCAGGGCAAAgaaacatcatttcaacctcaactacgccttaggactcaaagtcttgacttgacacaaggagaaaataaggattttgatgaatttcgctctggagcctttggaagggtcaggagcgaatttcttgcttGTAGTTCACTTcgtcatcatttcaacttcaatccacctcacaaggcaaggaaacacttcACTCCTTTCATCCAACCTAAGTttaacttgattttgcaaggcaaaataggtgattgaaggattttcgccctggatcctttggaagggtcaggagcgaatttcctcctctggcctaaaatcatcattcctggagacaacaatcaactcaagggcaatcttaagggcatctctcaccttggtctaggcatagcttagcataaatttgaaaggaataggtagattttaggattttcgctctggaccctttggaagggtcaagagcaaaatttcctttcctggctaaaatccttcattttcataactACCAAACACTCCCAAAGGCTAGATCATGTTCATTCTCCTTTtcatcatgccttggacatcaaattttagccaaacaaggaaagaaatgcatcttaggaagattttcgctctggaccctttggaagggttaggagcgaaaatcttgatttaggctaaattcttcatttctccaattcAAAACAACTTCAAGAGGCAAAGACAAGCTATCTTacttccatccacgccataaaaGACCAAGGACTTGACCTCCTTTCTATGGAAAgtaggtgtttttaggaatttcgctctggaccctttggaagggtcaagagcgaaatccttggtttgaGCTATCTCTTCCATCATTTGACCTCAATCAACTTCAATAGGGCAAGAACACCTCTCCTCACACTCATCCAAACTATAAAGACTCAAAGTTGACTTGATTTTGTAAGGAAAATAAGgtgattttaagattttcgctttggaccctttggaagggtcaggagcgaaaatctcattctcgGCTTGATTCTCCATTTCTTCAACTCCAATCCACTCTAGAAGACAACTagacatcattcttcacccaagggataaggtcttaagccaaaacaaggtcaaaagaataggcttgcaaggaatttcgctctggaccctttggaagggttaggagcgaaattcaccttcttggctagaatccttcattttttcaaagctttcaaacatttcTAACATCCAAACATGTCCACTCTTCCCTTCAAGATGCCttacaaatcaaaatttggtcaaataaggcaagaaatgagtcttaggttgattttcgctctggaccctttggaagggtcaggagcgaaaatcttgatttaggctttaattgctcatttttcaaacttcaatcttctcctggaggcaaatatagattgttttccacttgaggaaccaggttttaagcccattcaaggtaACAAATGAGGATTATAgtaaatttcactctggaccctttggaagggtcaagagcgaaattcctattcttggctaaaatcttcatctcatccacctttactcacctcctaaGGTCAGAACATGTCAAAAATCTCCCAAACATGCCTAAGGAACTATGAAattggtcttgacaagtgataaattgaggtgcataaggattttcgctctggaccctttggaagggttaggagtgaaattcctaatcttggccaaaatccttcacatttctacattccatcacctcaaaaggcagagacatgttatttccttcccaaattcgcccatggaacaaggttggtatccaaaacaagggagcaaatgaggcttatgaagaatttcgctttggaccctttggaagggtcaggagcgaaattcctatttttggacaagatcctcacttttcaaaacacttctcaaggcaagaacacatcaagactcacacacaatgcctaataaaccaactcctatccaaaacaaggaaggaaaatgagggttataaggattttcgctctggaccctttggaagggtcaggagcaaaaatcatgtTTCCAGGCTGATTTAGCACTTTATCCATCCAATCCTCCCTCAAGCTTGATCAAACCAACCTCTTTCACCCTAATCAAGGCAACCCATCACTCAACTGGCCCCAGGCAAAGTCAAACTAGGTCTTTTTTTGGCCAAAAGAAGGctaaatggaggatttcgctctggaccctttggaagggtcaggagcgaaattcctctcccaggctagaatccatcatcccaaggtctaaaatctcctctccaaggcaaaattgcatcaaaccttctcaattatgcctcaaaagtctacaaacttggtcaagctaaggagaaaaatagaggaaatatgaattttgctctagaccctttggaagggtcaggagcgaaattcaccttaggccatgatcctgacttcattttttcgcatttcttcattcaaacaagtgcttttgccttcattcaagcctaggaatgcgttattctaggttttggtcaaagtagaatgtcttatggagaatttcgctctagaccctttggaagggtcaggagcgaaattcgctttggaccttttggaagggttaggagcgaaattt encodes:
- the LOC131042259 gene encoding nuclear pore complex protein NUP50A, giving the protein MGDGEISVTASKKRAARTQLTKDVDFDAENEDGGLCGQETKDFQRASEDVLATRNFFKVCRSQSSSEGASSPFSAVKLAIPSAAPQVEEASKDANEFSNQAEISLEREAIEVGEFALREVDEKENSEAGLIDLNSTGLNSGEPTSGKKELQGESTNFKHTDLNTEETDTGYSNKEETEKEEGAEGEEKTKRKTFERKQPAAVKTFQQLSTAQNAFTGISGTGFSCSSFSFDTKIMPFGSTPKFGSFSTGSAFGSASSTVSVGGTGSFGTKLSSDDLGPSAASGDTCNSSGPLQLFGTAAADTIPRIGSGMGTTQEVSIETGEEKENSVFTADAALFQYINGGWKERGKGELRLNIPTADVGRARLVMRARGNYRLILNANMYPDTKLTGMEKRGFTFACFNSAGEAKEGLGTFALKFKDSFIAEDFQAAIEAHKDRLLTELKTLENSSESVECPQMLNNTTDP